The Marinitoga litoralis genome window below encodes:
- a CDS encoding mannose-1-phosphate guanylyltransferase, whose product MKAIILAGGSGERFWPLSTSKKPKQFLKIFSEKSLIRETFERLAYKLEPKDIFVVTAEKYKEETLKELPELDEKNVLLEPVARNTAPACFLGTLVAEDDEVVFILPADHYIPNKEKFWNTVEKGIYAAEKYNGLITMGINPTRPETGYGYIEAGELMEDKIMKVNSFKEKPDYNTAIEYLKEGNYYWNSGMFFWRKDVFLEEMNKYNEDIYNDMIKLNPYNVEELHNKYPEIRKISIDYALMEKSDKVFTVKAEYEWSDVGNWVSVREMEGYSDNDTKVHLVDSKNIFVKSNKNVGVVGLENIIIIDTENGLLVAKEDKINDIREIVNQLKEKGEF is encoded by the coding sequence ATGAAAGCAATAATTTTAGCAGGCGGTTCTGGAGAAAGATTTTGGCCATTAAGTACATCGAAAAAGCCAAAACAATTTTTAAAAATATTTTCAGAAAAATCATTAATTAGAGAAACCTTTGAAAGACTGGCATATAAATTAGAACCTAAAGATATTTTTGTTGTAACAGCTGAGAAGTATAAAGAAGAAACATTGAAAGAGTTACCAGAATTAGACGAAAAAAATGTATTATTAGAACCAGTAGCAAGAAATACTGCACCAGCATGCTTTTTAGGTACTTTAGTAGCTGAAGATGATGAAGTTGTTTTTATTTTACCTGCAGATCATTATATACCAAATAAAGAAAAGTTTTGGAATACTGTTGAAAAGGGAATATATGCAGCAGAAAAATATAATGGATTAATAACAATGGGTATAAATCCAACAAGGCCAGAAACCGGATATGGTTATATAGAAGCAGGAGAATTAATGGAAGATAAAATAATGAAGGTAAATAGTTTTAAAGAAAAACCAGATTATAATACAGCAATTGAATATTTAAAAGAAGGAAATTATTATTGGAATAGTGGTATGTTTTTTTGGAGAAAAGATGTATTTTTAGAGGAAATGAATAAATATAATGAAGATATATATAATGATATGATAAAATTAAATCCATATAATGTTGAAGAATTGCATAATAAATATCCCGAAATAAGAAAAATAAGTATTGATTATGCGTTAATGGAAAAATCTGATAAAGTATTTACGGTAAAGGCTGAATATGAATGGTCTGATGTTGGCAATTGGGTTTCTGTAAGAGAAATGGAAGGGTATTCTGATAATGATACAAAGGTTCATTTAGTAGATAGTAAAAATATTTTTGTTAAATCCAATAAAAATGTTGGAGTTGTAGGATTAGAAAACATTATTATAATTGATACAGAAAATGGCTTATTAGTTGCAAAAGAAGATAAAATAAATGATATAAGAGAAATAGTAAATCAATTAAAAGAAAAAGGCGAGTTTTAA
- a CDS encoding MATE family efflux transporter, whose translation MSQNTKKSSKVDIFNHSIITSLFLLGWPMIVSNLMQTMYNIVDAYFLGKIGKIEFSATTITWPIIFVFISFTIGFSNATVSLVSQYTGANNKKMSQKTAGQAYFVAIILGFTLALIAILVSNPVISLITDENSKDVIPFAIKYFNIIMLGMPFAFLFNISSSILRGWGDSKFSMHMMFYSTILNTILDPIMIFGFGPIPKMGVVGAAWATTISRIFIGLVSSYLVFKGERGFKVHLEDLNFDWYIIKKILMIGFPGSLSHTITSLGFVVIMGFVSAFGPSVVSAYGIGNRIINLITMISFGISAAVTTMVGQFLGANQIEKAEKTVKIAFITNFTIVAFLSTLTFFFGAHLTKFFINEPEVIEIGNIFFKYVSFSLPFFSSMSVFVNTLVGAGRTGQSMIIDITRLWGIRVPLIAIMAQSWGFMGIFYAMIISNILALIIAWLFVRFGNWKKAII comes from the coding sequence ATGTCTCAAAATACTAAAAAAAGTAGCAAAGTCGATATATTTAACCATTCTATTATTACATCTTTATTCCTGTTAGGGTGGCCAATGATAGTTTCTAATCTAATGCAAACAATGTATAACATTGTTGATGCATATTTTTTAGGAAAAATAGGAAAAATTGAGTTCTCTGCAACAACAATAACTTGGCCAATAATATTTGTATTCATTTCATTTACAATTGGGTTTTCAAATGCTACTGTATCTTTAGTATCCCAATATACCGGAGCAAATAATAAGAAGATGTCACAAAAAACAGCTGGACAAGCATATTTTGTTGCTATTATATTAGGTTTTACTTTAGCTTTAATTGCTATTTTAGTTTCAAACCCTGTAATTTCATTGATTACAGATGAAAATAGTAAAGATGTAATACCTTTTGCAATAAAATATTTTAATATTATTATGTTAGGTATGCCTTTTGCATTTTTATTTAATATTTCTAGTTCTATTTTGAGAGGATGGGGAGATTCTAAATTCTCAATGCATATGATGTTTTATTCTACAATATTAAATACCATTCTGGATCCTATCATGATTTTTGGTTTTGGTCCAATACCTAAAATGGGCGTTGTTGGTGCAGCTTGGGCAACAACAATTTCAAGAATATTTATAGGATTAGTATCTTCATATCTTGTATTTAAAGGAGAAAGAGGATTTAAAGTACATTTAGAAGATTTGAATTTTGATTGGTATATTATCAAAAAAATTCTTATGATTGGATTTCCAGGTTCATTAAGTCATACAATTACATCTCTTGGATTTGTAGTAATAATGGGTTTTGTTTCTGCCTTTGGACCTTCAGTAGTTAGTGCATATGGAATAGGAAATAGAATAATAAACTTAATAACAATGATTTCATTTGGTATAAGTGCAGCTGTTACAACTATGGTAGGACAATTCTTAGGAGCAAATCAAATCGAAAAAGCAGAAAAAACTGTAAAAATTGCTTTTATTACAAATTTTACAATAGTTGCTTTTTTAAGTACCTTAACATTTTTCTTTGGAGCTCATTTAACAAAATTCTTTATTAACGAACCTGAGGTTATTGAAATAGGTAATATATTTTTTAAATATGTGTCATTCTCTCTTCCGTTCTTTTCGTCTATGAGTGTTTTTGTAAATACTTTAGTGGGGGCTGGAAGAACTGGACAATCAATGATTATCGATATTACAAGATTATGGGGAATACGGGTACCTCTAATAGCCATCATGGCACAAAGTTGGGGATTTATGGGTATATTCTATGCTATGATTATTAGTAATATTTTAGCATTAATAATTGCATGGTTATTTGTTAGATTTGGAAATTGGAAAAAAGCTATAATTTAA
- the pgeF gene encoding peptidoglycan editing factor PgeF, translated as MKIGNFKLNKKEDLMYLTIPTFEKFNNLFHLFTTRIPNNFDLGTNTKTPLEKIYQNYEHLAKVFNLNIHDFVLSNQIHGDNVLVIDESYKSNNFLFNRTGKNADALITNKKNIVLITLYADCTPIYFFDPNKKVIGLAHSGWKGTIKKIAEKTVKKMMNIYNSNPEDILVALGPSIGPNSFEVREDVEKIFEDTFPNNLDIIKKKNDEKYLYEKHLDKKYLIDIWKAIEYTLINSGIKKENILNSNIDTYTNTDLFFSYRKEGNTGRMAAIMALIDK; from the coding sequence ATGAAAATTGGAAATTTTAAGTTAAACAAAAAAGAGGATTTAATGTACTTAACAATACCAACATTTGAAAAATTTAATAATTTATTCCATTTATTTACAACAAGAATTCCAAATAATTTTGATTTAGGCACAAATACTAAAACCCCATTAGAAAAAATATATCAAAATTACGAACATTTAGCTAAAGTATTTAATTTAAATATTCATGACTTTGTACTATCTAACCAAATACATGGAGACAACGTTTTAGTAATTGATGAGAGCTATAAGTCTAATAATTTTTTGTTCAATAGAACTGGAAAAAATGCTGATGCATTAATTACAAATAAAAAAAATATAGTATTAATTACATTATATGCTGATTGTACTCCAATATACTTTTTTGATCCAAATAAAAAAGTTATTGGATTAGCTCATTCTGGCTGGAAGGGTACAATCAAAAAAATAGCAGAAAAAACCGTTAAAAAGATGATGAATATATATAATAGCAACCCAGAAGATATTTTAGTAGCGTTAGGTCCTTCTATTGGACCAAATAGTTTTGAAGTAAGAGAGGATGTTGAAAAAATATTTGAAGATACATTCCCAAATAATTTAGATATTATAAAGAAAAAAAATGATGAAAAATATTTATATGAAAAACATTTAGATAAAAAATATTTAATTGATATTTGGAAAGCTATTGAATACACATTGATAAATTCAGGAATAAAAAAAGAAAATATTCTAAATTCTAATATAGATACATACACTAATACTGATTTGTTTTTTTCATATAGAAAAGAAGGAAATACTGGAAGAATGGCTGCTATAATGGCTTTAATTGACAAATAA
- a CDS encoding MATE family efflux transporter, whose amino-acid sequence MAKDLTRGSIFKELLLMSIPTSIGFTFQMIYDLVDIYWIGMISKEAIAGVGIFSTVFWVVEALNEIIGVSSISLISQNYGRKDIKKTNLAIEQTIAFKFFVALIGSIFFAFFLEPILQIFADDTVVQYGLDYGYIRVFFLPIMFSSFSVNTALRNIGDSKTPMNIMILSSILNVILDPILIFDNIPFVNIPGFGLGITGAAIATIISQSIAFLIGFYILFSGKRGIKPSIKGLFKLNWEIDKKLLTIGLPNGLEVFARQMSMTIILYFISIFGTSVVSGYTVAGRIFGLAFMPLVGLSMGGSAIVGQSLGAEKIDRAEKTAKISAITTTTLTLIFMIIVFLFSENIIGLFSNDPEVIKYGSEFLVFGSLGLLFVSYAFGIGIVFPGSGYNTPYFFMSLGSRWFVQIPLLFLFINIMHLPVLWVWLSFVFGDLFEFIIAMYFYKQGKWKYKRV is encoded by the coding sequence ATGGCAAAAGATCTTACAAGAGGTAGCATTTTTAAAGAGTTATTATTAATGTCTATACCTACTTCAATAGGATTTACTTTCCAAATGATATATGATCTTGTTGATATATATTGGATAGGTATGATATCTAAAGAAGCAATCGCTGGTGTAGGTATTTTTTCTACAGTTTTTTGGGTTGTAGAGGCATTAAATGAAATAATTGGTGTTAGTTCTATATCTTTAATTTCTCAAAATTATGGAAGAAAAGATATTAAAAAAACAAACTTAGCAATAGAACAAACCATCGCTTTTAAATTTTTTGTTGCTTTAATAGGATCTATATTTTTTGCTTTTTTCTTGGAACCAATATTACAAATTTTTGCTGACGATACTGTTGTTCAATATGGTTTAGATTATGGATATATAAGAGTGTTCTTTTTACCAATAATGTTTTCATCATTTTCTGTAAATACCGCACTAAGAAATATCGGTGATTCCAAAACACCTATGAACATTATGATTTTGTCTAGTATATTAAATGTTATATTAGATCCAATTTTAATCTTTGATAATATACCTTTTGTAAATATCCCTGGATTTGGCCTTGGTATAACAGGTGCTGCTATTGCTACAATTATTTCTCAAAGTATTGCATTTTTAATTGGATTTTATATATTATTTAGTGGAAAAAGAGGTATAAAACCTTCAATAAAAGGATTATTTAAACTTAACTGGGAAATAGATAAAAAATTGTTAACCATAGGTCTTCCAAATGGATTAGAAGTTTTTGCTAGACAAATGTCTATGACTATAATATTATATTTTATTTCTATTTTCGGTACATCAGTTGTTTCTGGCTATACAGTTGCTGGTAGAATATTCGGACTCGCCTTTATGCCTTTAGTTGGTTTGTCAATGGGTGGCTCTGCTATTGTTGGGCAATCATTAGGTGCAGAAAAAATTGATAGGGCAGAAAAAACTGCTAAAATTTCTGCTATTACAACAACTACATTAACTTTAATCTTCATGATTATTGTATTCCTATTCTCAGAAAATATTATAGGATTATTTAGTAATGATCCCGAGGTAATTAAATATGGTTCTGAATTCTTAGTTTTTGGTTCTTTGGGATTATTATTTGTATCGTATGCTTTTGGTATAGGAATTGTATTTCCAGGTTCTGGATATAATACACCATACTTTTTCATGAGTCTTGGCTCAAGATGGTTTGTTCAAATTCCATTATTATTTCTGTTTATAAACATAATGCATTTACCTGTATTGTGGGTATGGTTATCTTTTGTTTTTGGTGATTTATTTGAATTTATTATCGCAATGTATTTTTACAAACAAGGAAAATGGAAATATAAGAGGGTGTAA
- a CDS encoding MFS transporter has protein sequence MYKLLYYTFLSSLAQSTYRIVFNLFLRDIGYSNTFISHITSLEMLSSAFLGLIIGVLGDKYGKKLMLIISSISFASITFLRVLFPLENVLIYTALINGGFLTSRMLLLNALIVDITNHDNRGKVFGYNFGIFMGSGVLGNLTGGIVGDFFGLSTAMIITGIAHLSSNIFLLSVKESNKDNIGIRNIFNIGDFDKTQLHILKYHLLRTFLIGFGAGLFVNFGNVIFKDLFNMQPTMIGIALAIAQFGASLGSVFSSKISKRFGAYNYMWIMNILVVPLLISFAFVRDPYIFTALYALRFSFMNMTNPVSSTIVMSYIPKNKTTTVSGIRNFLNFIARSVSALVFGYLSVISNGYTYLFLISASFYFISLIILKIMFRPILDDEIFLNLYKKSKT, from the coding sequence ATGTATAAATTATTGTATTATACTTTTTTAAGCAGTTTAGCACAATCAACATATAGAATTGTATTTAATCTTTTTTTAAGAGATATAGGATATAGCAATACTTTTATTAGTCATATTACTTCATTAGAAATGTTAAGCTCAGCTTTTTTAGGGTTAATTATAGGTGTTTTAGGAGATAAATACGGTAAGAAATTAATGTTAATAATTTCATCAATAAGTTTTGCATCAATAACTTTTCTAAGGGTACTTTTTCCATTAGAAAATGTTTTAATATATACAGCTTTAATAAATGGTGGTTTTTTGACATCTAGAATGTTATTGTTAAATGCATTAATTGTTGATATTACCAATCATGATAATAGGGGTAAAGTATTTGGATATAATTTTGGAATATTCATGGGAAGTGGAGTTTTAGGGAATTTAACAGGAGGAATAGTCGGAGATTTTTTTGGATTAAGTACAGCTATGATAATAACTGGAATTGCACATTTATCTTCAAATATATTCTTGTTATCAGTTAAAGAGAGTAACAAAGATAATATAGGAATTAGAAATATATTTAATATAGGAGACTTTGATAAAACTCAATTACATATTTTAAAGTATCATTTATTAAGAACTTTCTTAATAGGTTTTGGCGCAGGGTTATTTGTCAATTTCGGTAATGTAATATTTAAAGATTTATTTAATATGCAGCCAACAATGATTGGTATAGCACTTGCTATAGCTCAATTTGGAGCATCGTTGGGATCAGTTTTTTCTTCTAAAATATCAAAAAGATTCGGTGCGTATAATTATATGTGGATTATGAATATTTTAGTAGTGCCTCTTTTGATTTCTTTTGCTTTTGTTAGAGATCCATATATTTTTACCGCATTATATGCATTAAGATTCTCTTTTATGAATATGACAAATCCTGTTTCTTCTACTATTGTAATGAGTTATATCCCAAAAAATAAAACCACAACAGTCAGTGGTATAAGAAACTTTCTTAATTTTATAGCAAGATCAGTTTCAGCTTTAGTTTTTGGATATTTATCAGTAATTTCTAATGGATATACATATTTATTTCTAATAAGTGCATCTTTTTACTTTATCTCTCTAATTATATTAAAGATAATGTTTAGACCAATATTGGATGATGAAATATTCTTGAATTTGTATAAAAAATCAAAAACATAG